In Patescibacteria group bacterium, the DNA window GAGTTCCAGGAGACTCATCAGGGAACCAGCCCGGCGCCAAAATGCCATAACTCCTTCCGGGATGATGAGACTCTTAAGGAGGGAGGGCCTCATTTTCGCCGCTCTCACAAAAAAAGGCGTTAGGATCGGCAGCGCTTCTAATTATGAACATTTCAATTGAGACCGGCCGACTGGTGTTAGCCCCGATTTCCCGGGAATATGCCCCCGTGATTTTTAAAGAATTTACCCCGGAGATAACGACTTTCATGTATCCCAAACCGGCGGAGAAAATTGAGGATACCTATCAGTTTATTGATGGGGCAATGGAAAAAGACAGCCGGGATGAGCAGCTGCAAATGGTTATTCTTGATAAAACTACAAGGGAATTTCTCGGCTGCGCGGGGCTCCATGAAATTAAAACCCGGACTCCGGAACTGGGGATTTGGCTCAAAAAAAGTGTCCATGGATCAGGTCTTGGGCGAGAAGCGGTTGCTGCTTTAGCCGATTGGGCACAAAAGAATCTGGATTTCGATTATTTAATGTATCCTGTTGATAAGAGAAATATTCCCAGCCGCAAGATTCCGGAATCCCTCGGCGCAGTTCTGGCCGGAGAGCTTAAGCAAACAAACCTGTCCGGGAGGGAACTTGATGAAGTCGTGTATCACATTCCAAAGGTACTAAAGTAACCGTATGCCTGAAGAAGATTTAACCGCAAGACGAACGGAACCAGCTAGTAATTTGGAAATTGCGCGGGCGTAGGAAGGCGACCAACCGGCAGTCTGGGGAATAATTTCGGCTT includes these proteins:
- a CDS encoding GNAT family N-acetyltransferase, which encodes MNISIETGRLVLAPISREYAPVIFKEFTPEITTFMYPKPAEKIEDTYQFIDGAMEKDSRDEQLQMVILDKTTREFLGCAGLHEIKTRTPELGIWLKKSVHGSGLGREAVAALADWAQKNLDFDYLMYPVDKRNIPSRKIPESLGAVLAGELKQTNLSGRELDEVVYHIPKVLK